One genomic window of Gossypium hirsutum isolate 1008001.06 chromosome D11, Gossypium_hirsutum_v2.1, whole genome shotgun sequence includes the following:
- the LOC107912321 gene encoding calvin cycle protein CP12-2, chloroplastic, whose translation MATLSSVSLVSLRAVANVRDSKKGGPVKVATLSQPWKRVSQSQRRMQVMKPVRAAPDSISEKVEKSVKEAQEACSDDPASGECVAAWDEVEELSAAASHARDKKKDNDPLENYCKDNPETDECRTYDN comes from the coding sequence ATGGCAACCCTGTCTAGTGTTAGCCTCGTAAGCCTAAGAGCTGTAGCCAACGTACGGGACTCAAAAAAGGGTGGCCCCGTCAAGGTGGCAACCCTAAGCCAGCCCTGGAAAAGGGTATCCCAGTCCCAGAGGCGGATGCAGGTAATGAAGCCAGTGAGAGCTGCCCCAGATAGCATATCGGAGAAGGTGGAGAAAAGCGTCAAGGAAGCACAGGAGGCGTGCTCGGATGACCCGGCGAGCGGAGAGTGTGTAGCGGCATGGGACGAGGTGGAAGAGCTGAGTGCAGCAGCCAGCCACGCCAGGGACAAGAAGAAAGACAACGATCCTTTGGAGAATTATTGCAAAGACAACCCGGAGACAGATGAGTGCCGCACTTACGATAATTga
- the LOC107912319 gene encoding bZIP transcription factor 53, with product MASLQRSASSSDSDPQYANIDERKRKRMLSNRESARRSRMRKQKRLQDLVQEVSALQKDNSQISERISVATQCYIEMQSANNVLRAQAMELTERLRSLNSVLQVVEEVGGYAVDIPEIPEPWQLPCPIQPIMASVDMFEYDG from the coding sequence ATGGCTTCTTTGCAAAGGTCAGCGAGTTCATCCGATTCGGATCCGCAGTATGCAAACATCGATGAGAGGAAAAGGAAGAGAATGCTTTCAAACCGTGAATCGGCAAGGCGATCAAGAATGAGGAAGCAGAAGCGGCTCCAAGATTTGGTTCAGGAAGTGAGCGCATTACAGAAAGATAACAGCCAGATCTCTGAAAGGATCAGCGTCGCCACCCAATGCTACATCGAGATGCAATCGGCCAATAATGTTTTAAGAGCTCAGGCGATGGAATTGACCGAGAGATTGCGGTCCCTGAATTCGGTGCTGCAAGTTGTGGAAGAAGTCGGCGGGTATGCCGTTGATATCCCTGAGATTCCGGAGCCGTGGCAGCTCCCCTGTCCAATACAGCCAATTATGGCTTCGGTTGATATGTTCGAGTATGATGGATAG